In Microvenator marinus, one genomic interval encodes:
- a CDS encoding 1-acyl-sn-glycerol-3-phosphate acyltransferase, whose product MTWMYKTLRQALSLAVDLFYVDIQATGRHHIPAEGPIIFAANHPNSVMDTVILGSRTTRQISYMAKSGLFKNPAVAFVFNQCGVIPVFRNPKDKANNEDSFRRAFDVLDEGGAIGIFPEGQNSKEREVLEIKTGTARIALGAVARSGYTLPVKIVPVGLNFEDRDMFLSRVLVRFSEPIECLDYAELHQKDEREAVRQLTEKIQECIQDAATHIQGVRILDLVKDIDQIYGRHLLDTIEKERIEAERTMSITFDELRADELDLDDDAIVKELAGSGEQRSLRSWLLDEVRSTRKPQENLDERFWVKTRIAEAVRYFEKADPAMFNVMKVRIWTYKDHLRQVRLRHEFLDRPPETLSLRREGVKLTIYAILFAIPAVWGFVQNVLPYLMTKHFALLAPDEAMRAIWGFFVGIFIFGAWYSAFWTGFFFGGMDPILASIWVASLPVTGFFFLRYRARLSRYRSRILTRTLFQTETLLVKRLREERENILKEFDGLRQRFLSAEEAGLLEEPETT is encoded by the coding sequence ATGACGTGGATGTACAAGACTTTGAGGCAGGCGCTCAGCCTTGCTGTGGACCTCTTTTATGTGGATATACAGGCCACCGGCAGACATCATATTCCGGCCGAAGGCCCGATTATCTTCGCGGCAAATCACCCGAATTCCGTGATGGACACGGTGATTCTTGGTTCGCGAACCACCCGGCAAATTTCATACATGGCAAAGAGTGGGCTCTTTAAGAATCCCGCCGTGGCGTTTGTCTTCAACCAGTGCGGTGTGATTCCGGTCTTCAGAAACCCCAAGGACAAGGCCAATAACGAGGATAGTTTCCGGCGCGCGTTTGACGTCTTGGACGAAGGCGGCGCAATTGGGATTTTCCCCGAGGGCCAAAACTCAAAGGAGCGCGAAGTCCTCGAAATTAAAACCGGAACCGCCCGAATTGCTCTCGGAGCCGTGGCTCGCTCCGGCTACACGTTGCCGGTCAAAATCGTACCCGTCGGCCTCAATTTTGAAGACCGAGACATGTTTTTATCTCGGGTTCTGGTCCGATTTTCGGAGCCTATCGAGTGTTTGGACTACGCGGAGCTTCATCAGAAGGACGAGCGCGAAGCTGTACGGCAACTCACCGAGAAGATTCAGGAATGCATTCAAGACGCGGCGACGCATATCCAGGGAGTTCGGATTCTCGATCTGGTCAAGGACATCGACCAAATCTACGGCCGGCATCTCCTCGACACGATCGAGAAGGAGCGCATCGAGGCTGAACGCACGATGAGTATCACATTTGATGAGCTTCGCGCGGACGAGCTCGACTTAGATGACGATGCGATCGTCAAGGAGCTTGCGGGAAGCGGAGAGCAACGATCGCTGCGCTCTTGGCTACTCGACGAGGTCCGCTCCACTCGAAAGCCTCAAGAGAACCTAGACGAGCGGTTTTGGGTCAAAACCAGAATTGCCGAGGCCGTGCGCTACTTTGAGAAGGCCGATCCGGCCATGTTCAATGTGATGAAGGTCCGGATTTGGACGTATAAAGACCACCTGCGGCAGGTCCGACTGCGCCACGAGTTCTTGGACAGACCGCCAGAGACACTCTCCCTAAGAAGGGAAGGCGTCAAGCTGACCATCTATGCAATCCTTTTTGCGATCCCGGCGGTCTGGGGATTTGTGCAGAATGTGCTCCCTTACCTCATGACCAAACATTTTGCGCTTCTGGCCCCGGACGAGGCAATGCGAGCGATTTGGGGTTTCTTTGTAGGCATCTTCATTTTCGGCGCGTGGTACTCGGCGTTTTGGACCGGATTTTTCTTTGGCGGCATGGACCCGATTTTGGCTTCGATTTGGGTCGCATCGCTACCCGTTACCGGGTTCTTCTTCCTGAGATACCGCGCGAGGCTTTCGAGGTATCGAAGCAGGATCTTGACGAGAACCCTCTTTCAAACCGAGACCCTCCTCGTCAAACGCCTTCGCGAAGAACGAGAAAACATCCTCAAGGAATTTGATGGGCTTCGACAGAGGTTTTTGAGTGCCGAGGAAGCCGGCCTTCTCGAAGAACCTGAGACTACCTGA
- a CDS encoding metallophosphoesterase, whose product MELIRMILGGLLVIGVWGAVHYYLGRHLVGTLTRTRHAARIAWGVIALHGVLAPILMMIRRGMPQGVWYHALNFVVYTGMGFVALLFVLFVVRDLSAWAARRWVHKVVDEDRRAFLTSSFNLGAFVTTGVATGVGLHNAIKVPDVKEVEVLVPRLAPGLDGLRVAQLSDLHIGPTLRGKWLEAVVERTNSLGADLVAITGDLVDARVSDMGHEVASLGQLKSTYGTFFVTGNHDYYWNGPEWVEHVESLGVRALINSHALIERQGGRLLVGGVTDLRTGRMAAGHSTDPFKAIANAPQHDFSLLLAHQPGSVYDAAKAGWKMQISGHTHGGQFFPWNFVVGIVHEFYAGLGKHLDTLIYVSRGTGFWGPPNRTVAPSEITLLTLKSAGTEPAST is encoded by the coding sequence ATGGAATTGATTCGAATGATTCTCGGTGGACTCTTGGTAATCGGCGTTTGGGGTGCCGTGCACTACTATCTGGGGCGCCATCTCGTTGGAACTCTGACGAGAACTCGGCACGCAGCGCGCATTGCGTGGGGAGTGATTGCGCTGCACGGTGTGCTCGCGCCAATTCTGATGATGATACGTCGAGGGATGCCTCAAGGCGTTTGGTATCATGCGCTCAATTTTGTGGTTTATACGGGGATGGGGTTTGTGGCGCTCTTGTTCGTGCTCTTCGTGGTGCGCGATTTGAGTGCGTGGGCCGCAAGGCGATGGGTTCACAAGGTTGTGGACGAGGATCGACGGGCGTTTCTGACATCGAGCTTTAATCTAGGGGCTTTTGTGACCACCGGTGTGGCAACTGGCGTAGGGCTGCACAACGCGATCAAGGTTCCGGATGTTAAAGAGGTGGAGGTCTTGGTGCCCAGGCTTGCGCCAGGTCTAGACGGTCTGAGGGTCGCGCAGCTTTCTGATTTACATATTGGTCCGACCCTGCGGGGCAAATGGCTCGAAGCAGTGGTCGAGCGCACGAACTCGCTCGGCGCGGATCTCGTGGCGATCACGGGCGATTTGGTGGACGCTCGCGTTAGCGATATGGGTCACGAGGTGGCGTCTCTTGGGCAACTCAAGTCTACGTATGGAACGTTTTTTGTGACCGGTAACCACGACTATTATTGGAACGGTCCAGAATGGGTGGAGCATGTGGAGTCGTTAGGGGTTCGAGCCCTCATCAACTCTCACGCTTTGATCGAGCGGCAGGGTGGCAGATTGTTGGTGGGCGGTGTGACTGACTTGAGAACCGGGCGTATGGCAGCTGGGCATTCAACGGATCCCTTCAAGGCCATTGCCAACGCGCCTCAACACGATTTTAGCCTGCTGCTCGCCCACCAGCCTGGAAGCGTTTATGACGCGGCAAAGGCCGGCTGGAAGATGCAGATCAGTGGCCATACTCACGGTGGACAATTCTTTCCGTGGAATTTTGTGGTTGGGATTGTGCACGAGTTCTATGCGGGCCTGGGCAAACACTTAGACACACTGATCTATGTGAGCCGAGGCACAGGCTTTTGGGGGCCGCCCAATCGAACAGTTGCGCCCTCCGAGATCACGCTTCTGACTTTAAAGTCCGCAGGGACAGAGCCCGCGTCGACTTAG